One Perognathus longimembris pacificus isolate PPM17 chromosome 2, ASM2315922v1, whole genome shotgun sequence DNA segment encodes these proteins:
- the Mterf1 gene encoding LOW QUALITY PROTEIN: transcription termination factor 1, mitochondrial (The sequence of the model RefSeq protein was modified relative to this genomic sequence to represent the inferred CDS: deleted 1 base in 1 codon; substituted 4 bases at 4 genomic stop codons), whose protein sequence is MASRNLCNMSSNILFASRCWMIQYSAEIFLKTASFRSFGMNCDNKEDEFLKNKDLLNNLLTIGVDIDKAKKRXPGVFSRVETDEQTLKMFLLSKGARKEVITIIISRYPXAITQTLESLSKLWELWRTIMTSDLEIVNILEHSPESFIQSNSNINLENNIKYLYSIGLTRNYLSRWLINVPSTFSNTVDLNKXMIEFLQEVSLSSGHNDSTDFFQKIISKNPFILIQSTKWVKGNIEFLQSTLNLDKEEVLLLIYGGGARILDLSNNYVKRNYTNIKENLFSLGYTNEEVWKFVLGYSDAIFLSDKRFNDKIDCLIEEKISISXVIKSAQVLDSSVSTLKSRIKELVHVGYNLSTSTILLSWSQKRYKAKLKKLGG, encoded by the exons ATGGCATCAAGAAACCTGTGCAATATGAGCAGTAACATTCTTTTTGCTTCAAGATGTTGGATGATTCAGTATTCAGCAGAAATATTCCTCAAGACTGCTTCATTTAGGTCATTTGGTATGAATTGTGATAATAAAGAAGATGAGTTTTTGAAAAACAAGGATCTGCTGAACAACTTACTTACCATAGGAGTTGATATTGACAAGGCAAAGAAAAGATAGCCTGGAGTTTTTAGTAGGGTAGAAACTGATGAGCAAACTTTGAAGATGTTCCTTTTGTCAAAGGGAGCTAGGAAAGAAGTGATTACTATCATCATTTCAAGATATCCATGAGCCATAACACAAACTCTTGAAAGCCTTTCAAAACTGTGGGAACTATGGAGAACGATTATGACATCAGACcttgaaattgtaaatattttgGAACATTCTCCTGAGTCCTTTATTCAGTCCAATAGCAACATAAATTTAGAGAATAATATAAAGTACCTCTACTCAATTGGATTGACCCGTAATTACCTTAGTCGATGGTTGATCAATGTCCCTAGTACTTTCTCCAATACTGTTGATTTGAATAAATAGATGATTGAATTTTTGCAGGAAGTCTCTTTGTCCTCGGGTCACAATGATTCCAcagat tttttccaaaagatCATTTCTAAAAATCCTTTCATCTTAATTCAGAGCACTAAGTGGGTGAAAGGTAACATTGAATTTTTACAGTCAACTTTGAACCTGGACAAGGAGGAAGTTTTGCTTCTGATATATGGTGGAGGAGCTAGAATTCTAGACCTTTCCAATAACTATGTCaaaagaaactacacaaatataaaagaaaatctgtTTTCTCTTGGATATACTAATGAGGAGGTATGGAAATTTGTCTTAGGGTACTCAGATGCAATCTTCTTGTCAGATAAAAGGTTTAATGATAAAATAGACTGTCTCATAGAAGAAAAAATTAGTATTTCATAAGTAATTAAAAGTGCTCAGGTTCTAGACTCAAGTGTAAGTACTTTGAAAAGTCGAATCAAAGAATTGGTACATGTTGGTTATAACCTGAGTACCTCAACTATTCTTCTATCGTGGAGTCAAAAAAGATACAAAGCTAAATTGAAAAAATTAGGTGGATAA